One genomic segment of Methanothermococcus okinawensis IH1 includes these proteins:
- a CDS encoding TrkH family potassium uptake protein, translated as MDVFNKKDILGILHELGMLISIIGLVMMVPIFVGLYFNEPVYYFFYPSLAVIILGILINKFTKPIHIKLKHAMVISALTWLFASLIGAIPFCLGISHFGYIDGVFESMSAWTTTGFTLIGDVESLPHTLQFWRSFEQWVGGIGVLVMVITILSKTGASAYYRAEAREEKILPSTSSTVKKIWQIYLLYTAIGINLLYLSGLSLWDAINICMCGISTGGMSVSNSSFPYNNLAKIIMIIIMAIGGIVSFSVHHKILVGKRWTGDIQTKVAIPIIFIASFIIVLSSNISPIDALFTVVSAMTSTGFSTVNIPNLSNLSIAILILVMMVGGSTGTTTGGIKLIRLAIMAKSFYYKLKEAVYPHNAVIYKKLGNNPLTPNLIVDAYIVAFIYVLHYILGTLLFISLGYEPFKSLFESVSLVANMGLSVNIISYNLNPIGKLLGIFSMWVGRLEIIPVYVLIILPMVLKIKDSKQMRYIKGKIGDNMDEKYITK; from the coding sequence ATGGATGTATTTAACAAAAAGGATATTTTGGGTATATTGCATGAGCTCGGTATGTTAATATCAATTATTGGGCTTGTTATGATGGTGCCTATCTTTGTTGGATTATATTTTAATGAACCTGTCTATTATTTTTTTTATCCCAGTTTAGCGGTTATTATACTGGGAATTTTGATAAATAAATTTACAAAACCGATTCATATTAAATTAAAACATGCCATGGTCATATCTGCATTGACATGGTTATTTGCATCGTTAATTGGAGCAATACCATTTTGTTTAGGTATATCTCACTTTGGATATATAGATGGTGTTTTTGAAAGCATGTCAGCATGGACTACAACAGGATTTACACTTATAGGTGATGTAGAATCTCTTCCCCATACACTGCAATTTTGGAGAAGTTTTGAGCAATGGGTTGGAGGTATAGGGGTTCTTGTAATGGTTATTACCATACTATCAAAAACAGGAGCTTCTGCATATTACCGAGCTGAGGCTAGGGAAGAAAAAATACTTCCAAGCACATCAAGCACCGTTAAAAAAATATGGCAAATTTATTTATTATATACTGCCATAGGTATAAATCTACTTTATTTAAGTGGTTTGTCACTTTGGGATGCAATAAATATATGCATGTGTGGTATATCTACTGGTGGAATGAGTGTTAGTAATTCAAGTTTTCCATATAACAATCTTGCAAAGATTATAATGATAATAATTATGGCAATTGGGGGTATTGTATCTTTTTCAGTCCATCATAAAATATTAGTTGGAAAAAGATGGACAGGCGATATTCAAACTAAGGTGGCAATTCCTATTATATTTATAGCCTCTTTTATTATTGTATTATCATCCAATATTAGCCCAATTGATGCACTTTTTACAGTAGTTTCTGCTATGACAAGCACGGGATTTTCTACTGTTAATATTCCAAATTTAAGCAATTTATCTATTGCCATTTTGATACTTGTTATGATGGTTGGGGGTTCCACAGGAACAACAACAGGGGGTATAAAGCTTATAAGACTTGCAATAATGGCAAAAAGTTTTTACTATAAATTAAAAGAGGCAGTATATCCTCACAACGCAGTGATATATAAAAAACTTGGAAACAATCCACTTACTCCAAATCTTATTGTGGATGCCTATATTGTGGCTTTTATTTATGTATTACATTACATACTTGGAACACTTTTATTCATATCTCTTGGATATGAGCCATTTAAATCACTTTTTGAATCAGTTTCACTTGTAGCAAATATGGGTCTTTCTGTAAATATAATAAGCTATAATTTAAATCCCATTGGAAAATTATTGGGCATATTCTCTATGTGGGTAGGAAGGTTGGAGATAATACCCGTGTATGTCCTTATAATATTACCCATGGTATTAAAAATAAAGGATTCAAAACAAATGCGATATATTAAAGGTAAAATTGGAGATAATATGGATGAAAAATACATAACTAAATAA
- a CDS encoding phosphomannomutase/phosphoglucomutase, which yields MVFKAYDIRGVFKEQIDENFAYSLGKSIGKQYNNILVGNDVRIGSKELTKPFIYGLLKSGAKVSYAGTISTPLIYFGTKDNYDLGVILTASHNPPEYTGFKMCDKKAIPISPIDEIKPIFEEYKLNETQKKEIEEIDLDKLKVDIITDYKRFFLNRCASWDIKIAVDFANGSTSLAEKDILEKLVPNHVFINDYPDGTFPAHQPDTLKKSCLVDIINAVKENNCDMGVIFDGDGDRIGIIDEKGNVLQGDILTALIAIEILKEKNKDKESKGEKIKIVYDLRCSKIVPEIIEKYGGAPIKTRVGHYFIKKLMHEVDAEFAGELSNHFYFKEVGYFESPLLALNYILCAVRDMKKPLSELSKEYKKYFHSGEINFKVKDQKLIMEKLKAKYSKCKIEEIDGISIYCDNWWFNIRASNTEPLLRLNLEANTEELMHEKIEEIRNIIEEL from the coding sequence ATGGTATTCAAAGCTTATGATATTAGGGGAGTTTTTAAAGAACAGATAGATGAAAATTTTGCATATTCCCTTGGAAAATCCATTGGAAAACAATATAACAATATACTTGTTGGAAACGATGTAAGGATAGGTTCAAAGGAGCTCACCAAACCATTTATATATGGACTATTAAAATCTGGTGCAAAAGTCTCCTACGCTGGAACAATCTCCACGCCATTGATATATTTTGGAACAAAGGATAATTACGATTTAGGGGTAATATTAACGGCATCTCACAATCCACCAGAATATACTGGATTTAAGATGTGCGATAAAAAAGCCATTCCAATATCACCAATAGATGAAATAAAGCCTATTTTTGAAGAATATAAATTAAATGAAACTCAGAAAAAGGAAATTGAAGAAATCGATTTGGATAAATTAAAGGTAGATATTATTACAGATTATAAAAGGTTCTTTTTAAATAGATGTGCATCTTGGGATATTAAAATAGCTGTTGATTTTGCAAATGGAAGCACATCACTTGCAGAAAAGGATATACTGGAAAAATTGGTGCCAAATCATGTATTTATAAATGATTATCCTGATGGAACATTCCCTGCACACCAACCAGATACATTGAAAAAATCCTGCCTTGTAGATATAATAAATGCCGTTAAAGAAAATAACTGCGACATGGGGGTAATATTTGATGGGGATGGTGATAGAATTGGAATAATAGATGAAAAAGGTAATGTTTTGCAGGGGGATATTTTAACGGCACTAATTGCCATAGAAATATTGAAGGAGAAAAATAAGGATAAAGAGAGTAAAGGTGAAAAAATAAAAATAGTATATGATTTAAGATGTAGTAAAATTGTCCCTGAAATTATTGAAAAATATGGCGGAGCTCCTATAAAAACAAGGGTGGGACACTACTTTATAAAAAAACTTATGCACGAAGTAGATGCAGAATTTGCAGGTGAGCTCTCAAACCACTTTTACTTTAAAGAGGTAGGATATTTTGAAAGTCCTTTGCTTGCTTTAAATTATATATTATGTGCTGTAAGAGATATGAAAAAACCGCTTTCTGAACTATCAAAGGAGTATAAAAAATACTTCCACAGTGGAGAGATAAACTTTAAAGTAAAAGACCAAAAATTAATAATGGAAAAACTAAAAGCTAAATACAGTAAATGTAAAATTGAAGAAATCGACGGCATATCTATATACTGCGATAATTGGTGGTTTAATATTAGAGCTTCAAACACAGAACCTCTTTTAAGGCTAAATTTAGAGGCCAATACTGAGGAGCTCATGCATGAAAAAATCGAAGAGATAAGAAATATTATTGAAGAATTATAA
- the hypE gene encoding hydrogenase expression/formation protein HypE, producing MKITRMHGAGGKVMQDLIKNTILGNLENTSVNGGIGLKDLDDGATIPIGDKEIVFTVDGHTVNPIFFPGGDIGRLSVCGTINDLSVMGAEPLALSLSIVLPEGFDIDELDKIMKSINEACKEAGAPIITGDTKVSNVDDIVISSAGVGIVDRGKAIRDSGMKEGDVIIVSGNIGEHGMAILLSREGFEFETNLKSDVAPLNNLIKNVLDAGVDIHAMKDPTRGGLADSLNEMAEKSGLGINIYEEKIPISDEVQSIADALGIDPMTVANEGKVVMAVKKEDAEKALKVLRRHPLGKNAQIIGEVVSEHNRVIMETIVGKRIVDTPIGDPIPRVC from the coding sequence ATGAAAATAACAAGAATGCATGGTGCTGGCGGAAAAGTTATGCAGGATTTAATTAAAAACACAATATTGGGTAATTTAGAAAATACCTCTGTAAATGGTGGGATAGGGTTAAAAGATTTAGATGATGGTGCCACAATTCCGATTGGTGATAAAGAAATCGTTTTTACAGTTGATGGTCATACCGTTAATCCAATATTCTTTCCAGGGGGAGATATAGGAAGACTATCTGTCTGCGGAACAATAAACGACTTGTCCGTTATGGGTGCAGAACCTCTTGCACTGTCCTTATCAATAGTGCTTCCAGAAGGTTTTGATATAGATGAATTGGATAAAATAATGAAGTCAATAAATGAAGCTTGTAAAGAAGCCGGAGCTCCGATAATCACAGGAGATACAAAGGTATCAAATGTAGATGATATTGTAATATCCTCCGCGGGAGTTGGTATTGTAGATAGAGGAAAAGCCATTAGGGATTCTGGAATGAAAGAAGGAGATGTAATTATTGTATCTGGAAATATTGGAGAACATGGTATGGCAATACTTTTATCAAGGGAAGGATTTGAATTTGAAACCAATTTAAAATCCGATGTTGCACCATTGAATAATCTTATAAAAAATGTTCTCGATGCAGGTGTAGATATTCATGCCATGAAAGACCCAACAAGAGGGGGACTTGCCGATTCATTGAATGAAATGGCTGAAAAAAGTGGATTAGGAATAAATATTTATGAGGAAAAAATCCCCATTAGTGATGAAGTCCAATCAATAGCTGATGCACTTGGTATTGACCCTATGACTGTGGCAAATGAAGGGAAGGTTGTAATGGCTGTTAAAAAGGAAGATGCTGAAAAAGCACTAAAAGTTTTAAGAAGACACCCTCTCGGTAAAAATGCTCAAATAATTGGGGAGGTTGTATCAGAACACAACAGGGTTATCATGGAAACAATAGTTGGTAAAAGGATTGTAGATACACCTATTGGAGACCCAATTCCAAGAGTTTGTTAA
- a CDS encoding 2-phosphoglycerate kinase — MGIDFKSITDKIIVSGKNYEMPFSKGLLARSLTAAGMKPSEAYMVAKEIEKTLEDEGYESITKDELRKRVYYYLLTKNYESIAEKYLLWRRILKKHPIIILIGGASGVGTSTIAFELASRLGIPSVIGTDSIREVMRRSISKDLVPMLYESSYTAWKSLRIPSLDDNVCDKHILGFERHIEPVLVGIESLIDRSLTEGLSIIIEGTHIVPGFMKEKYTSMPNIITIILTLSSEKMHKKRFSARAKVSARPMERYLKNFEIIRKINQYIVDRAKENDVPIIENVSISQSVEKCLEIITERFNYLDKTENGENGEDDMY, encoded by the coding sequence ATGGGTATCGATTTTAAAAGTATTACTGATAAAATAATCGTTAGTGGTAAAAATTACGAAATGCCATTTTCAAAAGGTCTTCTTGCAAGGTCATTAACAGCTGCGGGAATGAAGCCAAGTGAGGCTTATATGGTAGCAAAGGAAATAGAAAAAACTTTGGAAGATGAGGGGTATGAAAGTATTACAAAGGATGAGCTCCGAAAAAGGGTATATTATTACCTATTAACTAAAAATTATGAAAGTATTGCTGAAAAATATTTATTATGGAGACGAATTTTAAAAAAACACCCCATTATTATACTGATTGGTGGAGCAAGTGGAGTTGGAACATCCACAATAGCTTTTGAATTAGCTTCAAGACTGGGAATACCAAGCGTTATAGGGACTGATTCAATTAGAGAGGTAATGAGGAGAAGTATATCAAAAGATTTAGTTCCGATGCTTTATGAATCTTCATATACTGCGTGGAAATCCCTTAGAATTCCAAGTTTAGATGATAATGTATGCGATAAACATATACTTGGATTTGAAAGGCATATAGAACCTGTATTGGTTGGTATTGAAAGCCTAATAGATAGAAGTTTAACTGAGGGATTAAGCATTATTATAGAGGGAACCCATATAGTTCCTGGATTTATGAAGGAGAAATATACATCAATGCCAAATATCATTACTATCATATTAACACTGAGCTCTGAAAAAATGCATAAAAAAAGATTTTCAGCAAGGGCTAAGGTTAGTGCAAGACCTATGGAGCGATATTTGAAAAATTTTGAAATAATAAGGAAAATAAATCAATATATCGTTGATAGGGCAAAAGAAAATGATGTTCCAATAATTGAAAATGTATCTATAAGCCAAAGCGTAGAAAAATGTTTAGAGATTATAACAGAACGATTTAATTATTTAGATAAAACAGAAAACGGAGAAAACGGGGAAGATGATATGTATTAA
- a CDS encoding adenylosuccinate synthetase yields the protein MTCTIVVGGQWGDEGKGKIISYLCDKDNPSIVARGGVGPNAGHTVEVNGEKYGIRMVPTGFPNRSSKLAIGAGVLVDPEVLLKEIEMLDKFNIKDRLIVDKHCGIIEEKHKEMDKSNNHLSKEIGSTGTGCGPANVDRAMRTLKLAKDIEVLKPFLGDVSNTLNDALDNGENVLIEGTQGTLLSLYYGSYPYVTSKDTTASSFAADVGIGPTKVDEVVVVFKSYPTRVGEGPFPTEMSFDESEKLGLVEYGTVTGRRRRVGFFDYELARRVCRLNGATQIAITCLDKYDKECYGITDYDNLTEKGKAFIKEIEEKVGVPVTIISTGPELHQTIDLR from the coding sequence ATGACATGCACCATAGTAGTAGGTGGCCAGTGGGGCGACGAAGGAAAAGGTAAAATTATAAGTTATTTATGTGATAAAGATAATCCCTCAATAGTTGCAAGAGGGGGAGTAGGTCCTAATGCAGGACACACCGTTGAAGTTAATGGTGAAAAGTACGGTATAAGAATGGTTCCAACAGGATTCCCAAATAGGAGCTCCAAACTTGCAATAGGTGCAGGAGTTTTGGTTGACCCTGAGGTGCTTTTAAAAGAAATTGAAATGCTCGATAAATTCAATATAAAAGATAGGTTGATTGTAGATAAACACTGTGGAATAATCGAAGAAAAACATAAGGAAATGGATAAATCAAACAACCATTTATCAAAAGAAATAGGCTCCACTGGGACAGGATGCGGCCCAGCAAATGTTGATAGGGCAATGAGAACATTGAAACTTGCAAAGGATATTGAGGTTTTAAAACCATTTTTAGGCGATGTGTCAAACACACTAAATGACGCACTTGACAATGGCGAAAATGTTTTGATTGAAGGAACACAGGGAACACTTCTATCATTATACTATGGAAGCTATCCTTATGTTACTTCAAAAGACACAACTGCATCATCCTTTGCAGCTGATGTTGGTATCGGACCTACAAAAGTTGATGAAGTTGTAGTTGTATTTAAATCCTACCCTACGAGAGTTGGAGAAGGTCCATTCCCTACTGAGATGTCATTTGATGAATCTGAAAAATTAGGTCTTGTAGAGTATGGAACAGTTACAGGTAGAAGAAGAAGGGTAGGATTCTTTGACTATGAGCTTGCAAGAAGAGTATGTAGATTAAATGGTGCTACTCAAATAGCAATAACCTGTTTAGACAAATATGATAAAGAATGCTATGGAATCACTGACTATGATAATTTAACTGAAAAAGGAAAGGCTTTTATTAAAGAAATCGAAGAAAAAGTGGGAGTTCCAGTTACCATCATATCCACAGGACCTGAGCTCCATCAAACAATAGATTTAAGATAA